AGACGGACGCTGCTCTACAGAACGATGATGCCGTGCTGTTTGGCGTTGGCTTCCGGCTCGACATGAATCGTGACTTCGCTCCCCGGCATCTGCTGTTCGATGCTCGCTTCCAGGCGGTCACAGATGGCGTGGGCGGCTTCGACGGTCATGGTGCCCGGCACCACCAGATGAAAGTCGATGAACGTGACGCTGCCTGCATAGCGGGTGCGGAAGTCGTGCGCTTCCAGGGCGCCCTCGGCCTGCTGACTGACCAGCGTTTTCAGCTGCTGCTGCACCTCGGGTGAGGCTGCCTCGTCCAGCAGACTGTTCAGGCTGTTCGCCACCAGTTTGTAGCCGACCCAGAGCACATACAGCGCCACCAGCACGGCGGCAATCGGGTCCAGCGCATGCCAGCCGGTCAGTTTTACCAGGCCGACGCCGATCAGCACGCCCACGCTCGTGACCACGTCGCTGAGCAGGTGATGTCCGTCGGCAACCAGTGCCGGAGACTGAAGGCGTTTGCCGATCCGCAACAGGTACTGCCCGTAGCCCCAGTTGAGCAGGGTCGCCACGCTGGAGACGGCCACGCCCAGTCCGAGCGATTCCAGCGGTTTGGGGTGCTGGAGGGCCTGAACAGCCGAGTAGATGATGGTCAGCGACGCGGCGACGATGAGTGCGCCTTCCAGCATGGCGCTGAAGTATTCGGCTTTCTGATGTCCGTACGGATGCCCGGCGTCGGCAGGCCGACTCGCCACCCACAGGGCCGCCAGCGCCGCTGCGGCAGCCACCACATTGATCACACTTTCGAGTGCGTCGGAAAAGAGAGCCACGCTGCCGGTCAGCAGGTAGGCACCTCCCTTCAGGGCCACGACGATCACACTGAGCAGCACACTCAAAAACGCACTTCTTAATGCCATATCAGGCTCCTTTCCACTTCATCTTCCCACCCCAGCTTGAACACACCGGACTGAAGGCCCCGCAGACGGTGAGCGGGCGCCAACAGGACACCGAGCATCAGAGGGAGTTATTCGCCGACATGCTCCAGAGCACTTTCGATCAGGCCGTTGACGTGCTGATCGAGCAGCCGGTAATACGCCACCCGCCCTTCTCGGCGGAAGGTCACGAGGCGATGAGCGCGGAGCAGCCGAAGCTGGTGGCTGACGGCACTTTCACTGATGCCGACCACCACCGACAGATCACAGACACACAATTCACCCGTCTTCAGCGCACTCAGCAGCCGCAGCCGCGTCGGATCGGCGACGACTTTGAGGAGCGCGGTGGCGTCCTCGACGCAGTGGTCGTCCGGCAGGGCGGCACGGGCACGCTGCACCGCTTCCGGATGCACGCACACGACTTCACAGGTATCCTCTTGAGAGGCGACTCTCATTTCCTCAGTGTAGCGCAGGCGCGGCCTGGTCATACTGCGCCTTCGGCTTCCAGCTCACACGGGACGGTGCCCCGTTCGATCTGCACCGTGGCGTGTTCGACGCCGAACTGATCGTGCAGCTCGTGCCGCAGGTGGTGCAGCTTCTGGTCCGACAGACCCTCCGGCATGACCAGATGGACGGTCAGGGCCGTTTCGGTGGTGCTCATTCCCCAGACGTGCAGGTCATGAAGCCCTGTGACGCCCGGTTGGGCACTCAGAAACGCTTTCACGTCATTCAGATCGACGCCTTCCGGCACGGCGTCCAGTGCCAGATCGAGCGATTCGCGCAGCAGTCCCCAGGTGCCGTACAGAATCACCGCCGCCAGCACCAGACTGACCAGCGGATCGAGCCACAGCCAGTGGGTAAACACGATCACGATGCCCGCCACCACCACCCCGGCAGATACCACGGCGTCGGCCAGCATGTGCTGGAACGCGCCGCGCAGATTCAGGTCACCTTTGCGGCCCGACGCGAACAGGTACGCCGTCACTCCGTTCACGAGGATGCCCAGCGCCGCGATCCAGCTGACGGTGCCGCCTGCCACCGGGGCCGGATGCTGGAAGCGCTGCACCGCCTCCCACATGATCGCCCCCAGCGCAATCAGCAGCAGGACTGCGTTGGTCAGCGAGGCCAGGATGCTGCTGCGCCGCAGACCGTAGGTATGTCGGCCAGACGGACGACGCTTCGACACGAGGTAGGCTCCCCAGGCGAGCAGCAGGCCCAGCACGTCGGAAGCGTTGTGTCCGGCGTCGGCAACCAGCGCGAGCGATTTCGCCAGCGAACCGTAGATCAGCTCGAAGACCACGAAGACGGTGTTCAGCCCGATGCCGATCAGAAATGCGCGTCCGAAATCTGCGGGGGCATGGCTGTGCCCGTGAGCAGAGCCGCTGTGGGCTGCCGAGTCGTGAGAATGGGTCATCAGAAAACCGCCTTGAGAAGAACGAAGAACGCCAGAGCGCAGAAAGGACCAGGGAGACGAGAAAGCATACGGTCTTCAGATGAGCCGGGGTCTCCGGCAGATGAAAGACGGTTGACGCGGCTGAAAGGGCGGGAGCGTGTGCTCGGCCCCTTCCGTGCCGGTCGGTGGGTTCGCAGACATGCCGCATCTGCCGTCGTCTTCAGCTTCGTCTCCAGGCTGAGATCAGTCTTTCGGAAGTATATCTGAGCAGATACTCAGATGGAAGGCAGAAGACAGCCATAGAGTGGTGCTCAGCCGGGTTCTTTCGGCAGGCGGAAAGAGAACGTCGCCCCCACGCCCAGCTGACCCGACGCCGCGACCTGACCGCCATGCTGTTCGATCACCCGGCGCACGATGGCCAGACCCACCCCGGTGCCCTCGAAGTCCCGCTCGGCGTGCAGGCGCTGAAACAGGCCAAACAGACGGCTCTGATAATGCGGATCGAAGCCGACGCCGTTGTCCTGAACAGACACGGTGACCGTGCTGTCATCTTCTTCGGACCAGATGCTGATCCGCGCTTCTTCCCGGCCGCGTGTGTACTTCACGGCGTTGCTGATCAGGTTGGTCATCACCTGCTGCAGCGAGTCGCGGTCGCCCTGCACACTCGGCAGGGGCGAGGTGTCAAAGACGATCTGCCGTCCGATCAGCTCCGTGGTCAGTTCTTCCAGGCTGACATCGAGGAGCTGCTGCATGGAGACTGGGGCGCGGTGGATATCGCGCATGGCGGTCATGGATAAGCGCAGCATGCCGTCGATCAGCGTGTTCATGCGCTCGGCAGCCCGACCGACCACCTGAAGATGCGCCACCGCCTTCTCGGCCTGCTGTTCGGCCAGGGCACGCAGCGCGAGGTCGGAAAATCCTTTGATGTGCCGCACGGGTGTTCTCAGGTCGTGCGAGACAGACGAACTGAAGGCTGCCAGCTCTTCATTTCTGGTCTGAAGCGTCTGATTGAGCCGTTCGAGTTCTTCGGTGCGTTCACGGACTCGGTGTTCCAGCGTCAGATTGAGCTGCCGGACTTCCGCTTCGGCGGCCCGCACCCGCAGGAGCGCCTGAACCGTCGCCAGCAGGACGGCGGGTTCGATGGGATGGGCCAGATACGCATCGGCCCCGACATTCAGGCCGTAAGCGGTGTTCTCGGCGGTCAGATACGACGCCGACGCCATCAGCACCGGCACCTGCGCCGTCCCTGGATCGCTTTTCAGGCGGCTGCACACTTCAAAGCCGTTCATATCGGGCAGGTTGATATCCAGCACGATCAGGGCCGGTTCGAGCGCCAGCTGCTCAAAGGCCTGTGCGCCGCTCCTCGCCTCGATCACCTGATACCCAGCGCGGGTGAGCGTATGAACGGTGATGTACCGCCCCGAGTCGTTGTCGTCCACCACCAGGATGGGCAGCCTGGGAATGCTCATGGGCCGTCTCCCACAGCGGGTGTCTGACCCAGAGGAGCCGCCGAGCGGAGCGGGAGGACCGTCCAGAAGCGGGCCCCCGCTCCCGGCACACTCTCGACCCCGACCCGTCCTCCGAGCAGTGTCGCCAGCC
The genomic region above belongs to Deinococcus sp. KNUC1210 and contains:
- a CDS encoding cation diffusion facilitator family transporter; this encodes MTHSHDSAAHSGSAHGHSHAPADFGRAFLIGIGLNTVFVVFELIYGSLAKSLALVADAGHNASDVLGLLLAWGAYLVSKRRPSGRHTYGLRRSSILASLTNAVLLLIALGAIMWEAVQRFQHPAPVAGGTVSWIAALGILVNGVTAYLFASGRKGDLNLRGAFQHMLADAVVSAGVVVAGIVIVFTHWLWLDPLVSLVLAAVILYGTWGLLRESLDLALDAVPEGVDLNDVKAFLSAQPGVTGLHDLHVWGMSTTETALTVHLVMPEGLSDQKLHHLRHELHDQFGVEHATVQIERGTVPCELEAEGAV
- a CDS encoding helix-turn-helix transcriptional regulator; the encoded protein is MRVASQEDTCEVVCVHPEAVQRARAALPDDHCVEDATALLKVVADPTRLRLLSALKTGELCVCDLSVVVGISESAVSHQLRLLRAHRLVTFRREGRVAYYRLLDQHVNGLIESALEHVGE
- a CDS encoding cation diffusion facilitator family transporter → MALRSAFLSVLLSVIVVALKGGAYLLTGSVALFSDALESVINVVAAAAALAALWVASRPADAGHPYGHQKAEYFSAMLEGALIVAASLTIIYSAVQALQHPKPLESLGLGVAVSSVATLLNWGYGQYLLRIGKRLQSPALVADGHHLLSDVVTSVGVLIGVGLVKLTGWHALDPIAAVLVALYVLWVGYKLVANSLNSLLDEAASPEVQQQLKTLVSQQAEGALEAHDFRTRYAGSVTFIDFHLVVPGTMTVEAAHAICDRLEASIEQQMPGSEVTIHVEPEANAKQHGIIVL
- a CDS encoding ATP-binding protein, with product MSIPRLPILVVDDNDSGRYITVHTLTRAGYQVIEARSGAQAFEQLALEPALIVLDINLPDMNGFEVCSRLKSDPGTAQVPVLMASASYLTAENTAYGLNVGADAYLAHPIEPAVLLATVQALLRVRAAEAEVRQLNLTLEHRVRERTEELERLNQTLQTRNEELAAFSSSVSHDLRTPVRHIKGFSDLALRALAEQQAEKAVAHLQVVGRAAERMNTLIDGMLRLSMTAMRDIHRAPVSMQQLLDVSLEELTTELIGRQIVFDTSPLPSVQGDRDSLQQVMTNLISNAVKYTRGREEARISIWSEEDDSTVTVSVQDNGVGFDPHYQSRLFGLFQRLHAERDFEGTGVGLAIVRRVIEQHGGQVAASGQLGVGATFSFRLPKEPG